A window from Salvia miltiorrhiza cultivar Shanhuang (shh) chromosome 2, IMPLAD_Smil_shh, whole genome shotgun sequence encodes these proteins:
- the LOC131007623 gene encoding transcription factor bHLH123-like isoform X2: MADEFQLGNGSWWDTTRNRFESGTSPASSSISTTLNAIASFGWSTEMVDMKSSRSTMESATASTAATMVCHDDQSSAGGGGGGGGGGGGGVLSTPSLQMMGLGLSSQSMDWNQALLNEKGESSFRSLLQEDLSSNNGSFQPESAASSQEQWRQKLFSGASSENEFKQINRGFSLDQPQFSSQASSNDSTITSQSLTTAFQVDSAAAYGLLLSENQQHSNYQNRAISNYPYPPAAGGYGGNAAEMIPSMNKYPPFLRTSPPKQPQAASNHLHFTNNTPFWNASAPPAAMSDARSSFFPPLQNQIPAAPPFDAKPKNKAEGRDAKKNSAETTNKRARSETPSALPAFKVRKEKMGDRITALQQLVSPFGKTDTASVLSEAIEYIKFLHEQVSALSAPYMKNGAPMQNQQSINPEKSKDLEGGRQDLRSRGLCLVPVSSTFPVTHETAVDFWTPTFGGTFR, translated from the exons ATGGCAGACGAATTCCAGCTAGGAAACGGAAGCTGGTGGGATACAACAAGAAACAGATTCGAAAGCGGCACGTCACCGGCATCGTCGTCGATTTCCACAACGTTGAATGCTATCGCAAGCTTCGGATGGTCGACGGAGATGGTGGACATGAAATCATCAAGGTCTACAATGGAATCCGCCACCGCGTCCACGGCCGCCACTATGGTGTGCCATGACGATCAATCGTCTgctggcggcggcggtggaggtggaggtggaggtggcggTGGGGTTTTATCAACTCCCAGCTTGCAAATGATGGGATTAGGCCTTTCCTCGCAGAGCATGGATTGGAACCAAGCTTTATT AAATGAAAAAGGGGAGAGCAGTTTCCGGTCGTTGCTCCAAGAAGATTTAAGTTCAAACAACGGCAGTTTCCAGCCGGAATCCGCCGCGTCTTCTCAAGAACAGTGGCGGCAGAAGCTGTTTTCCGGAGCATCCTCAGAGAATGAATTCAAACAAATAAACCGCGGATTTTCGTTGGATCAGCCGCAGTTTAGTTCTCAGGCGAGTTCCAACGACAGCACCATCACATCACAGAGTTTAACCACCGCTTTTCAGGTGGACTCCGCCGCCGCCTACGGCCTCTTGTTATCGGAAAATCAGCAGCACTCTAACTACCAAAACCGAGCGATATCGAATTATCCATATCCGCCAGCCGCCGGTGGCTACGGCGGCAACGCGGCTGAAATGATACCCTCGATGAATAAATACCCGCCGTTCCTGAGAACATCTCCGCCGAAGCAGCCGCAGGCCGCCAGCAACCATTTGCATTTCACTAACAACACCCCGTTCTGGAACGCGTCGGCGCCGCCCGCCGCCATGAGCGACGCTCGATCCAGCTTTTTCCCGCCCTTACAAAATCAGATTCCCGCGGCCCCGCCATTCGATGCCAAACCAAAG AACAAGGCGGAAGGGCGGGATGCGAAGAAAAACAGCGCGGAGACGACGAATAAACGGGCGCGAAGCGAAACGCCATCGGCTTTGCCAGCTTTTAAG GTGAGGAAAGAGAAGATGGGAGACAGAATAACGGCACTTCAACAATTGGTCTCACCTTTTGGAAAG ACCGATACTGCTTCCGTGCTCTCTGAAGCGATTGAATACATCAAATTTCTCCACGAACAAGTCAGT GCCTTAAGTGCACCCTACATGAAAAATGGAGCTCCCATGCAGAATCAGCAG AGCATTAATCCTGAAAAATCAAAAGATTTAGAAGGGGGGCGTCAAGATCTTAGAAGCCGAGGGCTATGTCTGGTGCCGGTGTCGAGCACTTTTCCGGTGACGCACGAAACAGCAGTGGATTTTTGGACTCCTACATTTGGTGGTACATTCAGATAA
- the LOC131007623 gene encoding transcription factor bHLH123-like isoform X1, translated as MADEFQLGNGSWWDTTRNRFESGTSPASSSISTTLNAIASFGWSTEMVDMKSSRSTMESATASTAATMVCHDDQSSAGGGGGGGGGGGGGVLSTPSLQMMGLGLSSQSMDWNQALFRNEKGESSFRSLLQEDLSSNNGSFQPESAASSQEQWRQKLFSGASSENEFKQINRGFSLDQPQFSSQASSNDSTITSQSLTTAFQVDSAAAYGLLLSENQQHSNYQNRAISNYPYPPAAGGYGGNAAEMIPSMNKYPPFLRTSPPKQPQAASNHLHFTNNTPFWNASAPPAAMSDARSSFFPPLQNQIPAAPPFDAKPKNKAEGRDAKKNSAETTNKRARSETPSALPAFKVRKEKMGDRITALQQLVSPFGKTDTASVLSEAIEYIKFLHEQVSALSAPYMKNGAPMQNQQSINPEKSKDLEGGRQDLRSRGLCLVPVSSTFPVTHETAVDFWTPTFGGTFR; from the exons ATGGCAGACGAATTCCAGCTAGGAAACGGAAGCTGGTGGGATACAACAAGAAACAGATTCGAAAGCGGCACGTCACCGGCATCGTCGTCGATTTCCACAACGTTGAATGCTATCGCAAGCTTCGGATGGTCGACGGAGATGGTGGACATGAAATCATCAAGGTCTACAATGGAATCCGCCACCGCGTCCACGGCCGCCACTATGGTGTGCCATGACGATCAATCGTCTgctggcggcggcggtggaggtggaggtggaggtggcggTGGGGTTTTATCAACTCCCAGCTTGCAAATGATGGGATTAGGCCTTTCCTCGCAGAGCATGGATTGGAACCAAGCTTTATT TAGAAATGAAAAAGGGGAGAGCAGTTTCCGGTCGTTGCTCCAAGAAGATTTAAGTTCAAACAACGGCAGTTTCCAGCCGGAATCCGCCGCGTCTTCTCAAGAACAGTGGCGGCAGAAGCTGTTTTCCGGAGCATCCTCAGAGAATGAATTCAAACAAATAAACCGCGGATTTTCGTTGGATCAGCCGCAGTTTAGTTCTCAGGCGAGTTCCAACGACAGCACCATCACATCACAGAGTTTAACCACCGCTTTTCAGGTGGACTCCGCCGCCGCCTACGGCCTCTTGTTATCGGAAAATCAGCAGCACTCTAACTACCAAAACCGAGCGATATCGAATTATCCATATCCGCCAGCCGCCGGTGGCTACGGCGGCAACGCGGCTGAAATGATACCCTCGATGAATAAATACCCGCCGTTCCTGAGAACATCTCCGCCGAAGCAGCCGCAGGCCGCCAGCAACCATTTGCATTTCACTAACAACACCCCGTTCTGGAACGCGTCGGCGCCGCCCGCCGCCATGAGCGACGCTCGATCCAGCTTTTTCCCGCCCTTACAAAATCAGATTCCCGCGGCCCCGCCATTCGATGCCAAACCAAAG AACAAGGCGGAAGGGCGGGATGCGAAGAAAAACAGCGCGGAGACGACGAATAAACGGGCGCGAAGCGAAACGCCATCGGCTTTGCCAGCTTTTAAG GTGAGGAAAGAGAAGATGGGAGACAGAATAACGGCACTTCAACAATTGGTCTCACCTTTTGGAAAG ACCGATACTGCTTCCGTGCTCTCTGAAGCGATTGAATACATCAAATTTCTCCACGAACAAGTCAGT GCCTTAAGTGCACCCTACATGAAAAATGGAGCTCCCATGCAGAATCAGCAG AGCATTAATCCTGAAAAATCAAAAGATTTAGAAGGGGGGCGTCAAGATCTTAGAAGCCGAGGGCTATGTCTGGTGCCGGTGTCGAGCACTTTTCCGGTGACGCACGAAACAGCAGTGGATTTTTGGACTCCTACATTTGGTGGTACATTCAGATAA